In Flavobacterium endoglycinae, one DNA window encodes the following:
- a CDS encoding response regulator transcription factor: MKIKVAIVEDDKNYNLALKNIIDFQKDMECAAQFFNGKSAMQKLKSIEPDVVLMDIHLQDLSGIDIVSELTEAMPGTSFIMCTSFENDEKIFSALRAGASGYLVKGDPLAKIIQSITEAYNGGAPMSFSIAKRVLQHFQESKAQVQSLALLTVTEKEVLELLAQGLLYKEIADKKNVTIDTVKKHIGNIYRKLKVSNKIEAINKFNTKN; the protein is encoded by the coding sequence ATGAAAATAAAAGTTGCCATAGTAGAAGATGATAAGAATTACAATCTAGCGCTGAAAAATATCATTGACTTTCAAAAAGACATGGAATGCGCAGCTCAGTTTTTTAATGGGAAAAGCGCAATGCAGAAGTTGAAATCCATAGAACCAGACGTGGTTTTAATGGACATTCATCTTCAGGATTTATCAGGAATCGATATCGTTTCTGAATTAACTGAGGCTATGCCTGGAACTAGTTTTATAATGTGCACCAGTTTTGAAAATGACGAAAAAATATTTTCGGCTTTGAGGGCTGGTGCAAGCGGTTATCTTGTAAAAGGTGATCCTTTGGCTAAAATTATTCAGTCCATAACCGAAGCTTATAATGGAGGTGCCCCAATGAGTTTTTCCATTGCAAAGCGTGTTTTACAGCATTTTCAGGAATCAAAGGCACAAGTACAAAGTTTAGCCTTACTTACAGTAACTGAAAAAGAAGTCCTTGAATTGCTGGCACAAGGTCTGCTTTATAAAGAAATCGCCGATAAAAAAAATGTCACAATCGACACCGTAAAAAAACACATTGGCAATATTTACAGAAAACTGAAAGTAAGCAACAAAATTGAAGCAATTAATAAGTTTAACACCAAAAACTAA
- a CDS encoding DUF6493 family protein, with protein sequence MKKSLKYIEGNSDKFWEIEVTGSNYTVTYGKNGTSGTTQTKSFASDEECLKMAEKILAEKVKKGYSESGEVNMASIPKSAKSKNSDEVIEEYDAIIKSKNIDLLLPFLKEKSKGNIEALKKHIKKCKRYWMTYTDLSKDPGYVKKDKHDYGWGTRGDQKQKEIITLSAIALFDKTDINSWDEALQLLDEANQKPLILETLLWAKPNWLETFILEKVKRDDWQSFNYHILRLFEEQGLIQFNPELYAVCLASINEWRTKIKTRVFIQKVLEDKITLQRDIPELFNYETVLHNMSFTEDTNRNEVFTTWAIIYKELVDQKKMGRAFFFENAIQIQTKEWNNNIKSFFRKRIEEFNATEDELVVYQENIFSLLHNAYPPVTSYGIELVKKIYTHPKFKTKSFLEWLEPMMMRSDCKAGIKSVLPILEKISKSNPKLNNQIASIMADIFVIADLTLQERASKILVKLGSAKDKVLKEKLSSYASLMQGNIKSGLSQFMDEDSLAVDDSGFEEYQFAPKKELLLTEEVQLPKDWNEILFQYGNFISSDEALDTEILMNTYIQQRDLFPVDYSTQLQPYEKQLQKHYFESDHKNVMKSFLSQKIVNSNGGFDSRFKHYSKINTNLLIKPLLEKVQQKIESNSKLPMLSFPSHKPYWVAPKVLIERVIAYQKVNEEIDSLDLAIAIARMPRENTEEAILLLDQVEGELKPLLSFVLGVEDKLTIDSISLVSKLLATLGKTTKETGNLSLWAVAARTFYPDNTFSEFENTYLKDVAFVVSPYTPEIKFKEQWNEWRNYQTKEKERSPSWYELRFDMPNYTKIPNYLIYSQDIYTRSNSWDHNLNYAGNTYYWYSLTPQNSDALALTLLNNCRIPDGSKPELRGFLDVMNRPEFRFSENALTLFAACFFQEKKDLRLLASETLINLIEKQTLDIEKFALKTAFLASEKYGAFSRLTDGIIALKDISPLHNSALLQFFNTFFANLVVLEKLPTNFKKMVENYVDVLIKTNQKPSEKATAFFEQWKDNASLKSLIKQILK encoded by the coding sequence ATGAAAAAAAGTCTCAAATACATCGAAGGAAATTCAGATAAATTCTGGGAAATCGAAGTTACAGGATCAAATTATACGGTAACTTATGGAAAAAACGGAACATCAGGAACAACGCAGACCAAAAGCTTTGCTTCTGACGAGGAATGTTTGAAAATGGCAGAAAAAATACTGGCCGAAAAAGTTAAAAAAGGATATTCTGAATCTGGAGAAGTAAATATGGCTTCGATTCCAAAATCGGCTAAAAGTAAAAATTCTGATGAGGTTATTGAAGAATATGACGCTATTATAAAATCAAAAAATATTGATTTGTTGCTTCCTTTCCTAAAAGAAAAATCAAAAGGAAATATTGAAGCTTTAAAAAAGCACATCAAAAAATGTAAACGTTATTGGATGACGTATACAGATTTGAGTAAAGATCCAGGTTATGTAAAAAAAGACAAACATGATTACGGATGGGGAACAAGAGGCGACCAAAAACAAAAAGAAATCATTACTCTAAGTGCGATAGCTTTATTTGATAAAACGGATATAAATTCGTGGGATGAAGCACTTCAATTACTGGACGAAGCCAATCAGAAACCTTTGATTTTAGAAACTTTATTGTGGGCAAAACCAAACTGGCTGGAAACTTTTATTCTCGAAAAAGTAAAAAGAGACGACTGGCAAAGCTTTAACTATCACATTTTGCGTTTATTTGAAGAACAAGGTTTAATACAATTCAATCCTGAATTGTATGCTGTTTGTTTGGCTTCTATAAATGAATGGCGTACTAAAATTAAGACGAGAGTTTTTATCCAAAAAGTATTAGAAGATAAAATAACATTGCAGAGAGATATTCCTGAGTTATTTAATTATGAAACAGTACTTCATAATATGTCTTTTACTGAGGATACTAATAGAAATGAAGTATTTACTACTTGGGCTATTATTTATAAAGAATTGGTAGATCAGAAAAAAATGGGTCGTGCTTTCTTTTTTGAAAATGCGATTCAGATTCAAACCAAAGAATGGAATAATAACATTAAATCGTTTTTTAGAAAAAGAATCGAAGAATTTAATGCTACAGAAGACGAGTTAGTTGTGTATCAGGAAAATATATTTTCGCTTTTACATAATGCTTATCCACCAGTTACGAGTTACGGAATTGAATTGGTGAAGAAAATTTATACACATCCGAAATTTAAAACCAAATCATTTTTAGAATGGCTGGAGCCGATGATGATGCGAAGCGACTGCAAAGCAGGAATCAAAAGTGTCTTGCCGATTTTAGAAAAAATAAGCAAGTCAAACCCAAAATTGAATAATCAGATTGCTTCAATCATGGCTGATATTTTCGTAATTGCCGATTTAACATTGCAGGAGCGCGCCAGCAAAATCCTTGTAAAATTAGGTTCTGCGAAAGATAAAGTTTTGAAAGAGAAACTATCTTCGTATGCCTCATTAATGCAGGGAAATATCAAATCGGGTTTAAGTCAGTTTATGGATGAAGATTCATTGGCTGTTGATGATTCTGGTTTTGAAGAATACCAATTCGCACCTAAAAAAGAATTGTTATTGACAGAAGAAGTTCAGTTGCCAAAAGACTGGAACGAGATTTTGTTTCAGTATGGAAATTTTATTAGTTCAGATGAAGCTTTAGATACTGAAATCTTAATGAATACCTATATTCAGCAGAGAGATTTATTCCCTGTCGATTATAGTACACAATTACAGCCGTATGAAAAACAGCTTCAAAAACACTATTTTGAAAGTGATCATAAAAATGTGATGAAATCATTTTTATCTCAAAAAATAGTAAATAGTAACGGAGGATTTGATAGTCGCTTCAAACATTATTCAAAAATAAATACCAATCTTCTAATCAAACCTTTATTAGAAAAAGTACAGCAGAAAATTGAATCCAATTCGAAACTGCCAATGCTTTCTTTTCCAAGCCATAAACCGTATTGGGTTGCGCCGAAAGTTTTGATCGAAAGAGTAATAGCCTATCAAAAAGTAAATGAAGAAATTGATTCTCTAGATTTAGCTATTGCGATTGCCAGAATGCCAAGAGAAAATACCGAAGAAGCGATTCTGTTATTAGATCAGGTTGAAGGCGAATTAAAACCATTATTGTCATTTGTTTTAGGAGTTGAAGACAAACTAACGATTGATTCTATTTCATTAGTTTCTAAATTGTTGGCAACATTAGGTAAAACAACCAAAGAAACCGGAAACCTATCTTTATGGGCGGTTGCTGCAAGAACTTTTTATCCAGATAACACATTCTCTGAATTCGAAAACACGTATTTAAAAGATGTTGCGTTTGTAGTTTCGCCATATACGCCAGAGATCAAATTTAAAGAACAATGGAATGAATGGAGAAATTATCAAACCAAAGAAAAAGAAAGATCGCCATCTTGGTATGAACTTCGTTTTGATATGCCAAACTATACGAAAATTCCAAATTATCTAATTTATAGCCAAGACATATACACCAGATCGAATAGCTGGGATCATAATTTAAATTATGCTGGAAATACCTATTATTGGTATAGTTTGACACCACAAAACTCAGATGCTTTAGCACTCACTTTATTGAATAATTGCAGAATTCCAGATGGCTCAAAACCAGAATTACGAGGTTTTCTAGATGTCATGAATAGACCAGAATTTAGATTTTCTGAAAATGCTTTGACTTTATTTGCAGCGTGCTTCTTCCAAGAGAAAAAAGATTTACGTTTATTGGCTTCTGAAACATTAATAAATCTTATAGAAAAGCAAACTTTAGATATTGAGAAATTTGCTCTGAAAACAGCATTTTTGGCTTCTGAAAAATACGGTGCTTTCTCAAGATTAACTGACGGAATAATTGCTTTAAAAGATATTTCGCCTTTACATAATAGCGCTTTACTTCAGTTTTTTAATACCTTTTTTGCGAACTTAGTGGTACTAGAAAAACTACCGACTAATTTTAAGAAAATGGTAGAAAACTACGTCGATGTTTTAATTAAAACGAATCAGAAACCATCAGAAAAAGCAACTGCCTTTTTTGAGCAATGGAAAGATAATGCTTCGCTTAAATCATTAATTAAGCAAATTTTAAAATAA
- a CDS encoding SWIM zinc finger family protein has translation MTDLEYNYKGISTYSKTKGINNLVLAHQTEIEEVNNIPCFFWGSLTDPYVTAKCWSTIAKVVRSSFGPVPPSLRDPIVSAGSEKLRFEGFSSCNGVYVRLDMKPEAIDGEFIASGTTNVDFNDPMLNALNAIQKNEKVTLAVGQQDVQVITSKAKVVEKKVTLPMRWIKGLTSVQLYLADMDLKFEINKIQTIQLFQSLPKGSVKGDFFITKRAGKFMFSTLSTADSVRIGGVQRLRLLEGILSIVDKIFVYESSDKQTCSIVCEFGKMQLLMAFSPDSYRGFSGEGNVLETMTENLPMEWVYGLNSLLKSNEMFDPTMLSIENDIDFGTMDNLTSNLSSMGLLGYDLSEKAHFYRRLPFKTERILSLNPRLKNAKKLIDNEEVEITERRADYIEAKVKGSGVVHKVIIDNNSQKCTCDWFTAYQGKRGICKHILAVKMTIS, from the coding sequence ATGACAGATTTAGAATATAACTATAAAGGAATTTCGACTTACAGTAAAACGAAAGGAATCAATAATCTTGTTTTGGCACATCAAACCGAAATTGAGGAAGTAAATAATATTCCGTGTTTTTTCTGGGGAAGTCTGACCGATCCGTATGTTACTGCAAAATGTTGGAGTACAATTGCCAAAGTAGTTCGTTCGAGTTTTGGCCCAGTTCCACCAAGTCTTCGTGATCCAATTGTTTCTGCAGGATCAGAAAAATTGCGTTTTGAAGGATTTTCATCTTGTAACGGAGTGTATGTAAGACTCGACATGAAACCTGAAGCAATCGACGGTGAATTTATTGCCAGCGGAACAACCAATGTCGATTTCAATGATCCAATGTTGAACGCACTGAATGCCATTCAAAAAAATGAAAAAGTAACCTTAGCTGTTGGTCAGCAGGACGTTCAAGTAATTACGAGCAAAGCAAAAGTAGTAGAGAAAAAAGTGACGTTACCAATGCGTTGGATAAAAGGTCTAACTAGCGTTCAACTGTATCTTGCCGATATGGATTTGAAATTTGAGATAAATAAAATTCAAACCATTCAGCTATTTCAAAGTCTGCCGAAAGGAAGTGTTAAAGGCGATTTCTTTATAACCAAAAGAGCTGGAAAATTTATGTTTTCGACTTTGTCCACAGCCGACAGTGTTAGAATTGGAGGTGTACAAAGATTGCGATTGTTAGAAGGAATTCTTTCGATAGTCGATAAAATCTTCGTTTACGAATCATCAGACAAACAAACGTGTTCGATTGTATGCGAATTTGGAAAAATGCAATTGCTTATGGCGTTTTCTCCAGATTCTTACCGCGGATTTTCAGGAGAAGGAAATGTATTGGAAACCATGACCGAAAATCTGCCAATGGAATGGGTGTATGGGTTAAACAGTTTATTAAAGTCCAATGAAATGTTTGATCCAACAATGCTTTCTATCGAAAATGATATTGATTTTGGAACCATGGATAATTTGACTTCTAATTTATCTTCAATGGGATTATTAGGTTATGATTTAAGTGAAAAAGCTCATTTTTACAGACGTCTTCCGTTTAAAACCGAAAGAATACTTTCTTTAAATCCAAGACTAAAAAATGCCAAAAAACTAATCGACAACGAAGAAGTAGAAATTACTGAACGAAGAGCTGATTATATCGAAGCCAAAGTAAAAGGATCTGGCGTTGTACATAAAGTGATTATCGACAACAATTCTCAAAAATGTACTTGCGATTGGTTTACGGCTTATCAAGGAAAACGAGGAATCTGCAAACATATTTTGGCTGTAAAAATGACTATTTCATAA
- a CDS encoding 3'-5' exonuclease yields the protein MVLYDKIIVIDIEATCWETKEETLLNQREIIEIGVCKLILSTGKIENKQSFYIKPEVSQVSSFCSQLTGITNEKLQIEGTSLEKALKKINSKYSVKYRTFAGYGDFDQEILEQECKAKAIENPFRNDYLNIKTLFNLVYLQEKPQGLLKELELIGESFEGKNHNGADDAYNAAKLLHKILQR from the coding sequence ATGGTGTTATATGATAAAATTATAGTGATTGATATTGAAGCAACTTGTTGGGAAACTAAGGAAGAAACACTCTTAAACCAGAGAGAAATTATCGAAATAGGAGTATGTAAGTTAATCTTATCGACGGGAAAAATTGAAAATAAACAAAGTTTTTATATCAAACCAGAAGTTTCTCAAGTTTCTTCTTTTTGTAGCCAATTAACTGGAATTACAAATGAAAAACTACAGATAGAAGGAACTTCTCTTGAGAAAGCATTAAAGAAAATTAATTCCAAGTATTCGGTAAAGTATAGAACATTTGCAGGTTATGGCGATTTTGATCAAGAAATATTAGAACAAGAATGTAAAGCAAAAGCAATTGAAAACCCATTTAGAAATGATTATTTGAATATAAAGACACTTTTCAATTTAGTTTACCTTCAGGAGAAACCTCAAGGATTATTGAAAGAGCTAGAACTAATAGGAGAATCTTTTGAAGGAAAGAATCATAATGGAGCCGATGATGCTTACAATGCAGCCAAATTACTGCATAAAATTTTGCAGAGATAA
- a CDS encoding RNA ligase 1 family protein, whose product MKKISTLFAKNPADLGRVINKINIENDWVFNGEAIATRKFDGTSAAIIGGEIFKRFDAKKGRTIPDGAIPCQEADPISGHHPHWLKCDRSKSEDKHFFEAFDRLENKTDGTYELCGPKVQGNPEKFEKHTLVKHGSEILDFVNLDFDDLENFLLENDIEGIVFHHILDGRMCKLRKTDFGIKRLKLEAV is encoded by the coding sequence ATGAAAAAGATAAGTACATTATTTGCTAAAAACCCTGCCGATTTAGGAAGGGTAATTAATAAAATCAATATAGAAAACGATTGGGTTTTCAATGGAGAAGCCATTGCAACCAGAAAATTTGACGGTACATCAGCAGCTATCATTGGTGGCGAAATATTTAAAAGATTCGATGCCAAAAAAGGAAGAACAATTCCAGATGGTGCAATTCCGTGTCAGGAAGCAGATCCAATTTCAGGACATCACCCGCACTGGTTAAAATGCGACCGATCAAAGTCTGAAGACAAACATTTCTTCGAAGCTTTCGACCGTTTAGAAAACAAAACAGACGGAACTTACGAATTATGCGGACCAAAAGTACAAGGAAATCCTGAAAAATTTGAGAAACATACTTTGGTAAAACACGGTAGTGAAATCCTTGATTTTGTAAATCTTGATTTCGATGATTTGGAAAACTTCTTATTAGAAAATGATATTGAAGGTATTGTTTTCCACCACATTTTAGATGGAAGAATGTGCAAATTAAGAAAAACAGATTTTGGAATTAAACGCTTAAAACTCGAAGCAGTGTAG
- a CDS encoding ATP-grasp domain-containing protein translates to MKQKYNRIALVGIEQEEYDSIKAQYHGHIIWHQSIPKIVVKDEVLYMEKSNGIGMLPVDKVVYYGIYDNDFDFISGLAIWKGDCYPNPAAMLECRFKIPCLVKALSLSRFSSPRGFVSAGASVNTTNDTVAKWGNWHCGENKHRFTGEWESEFAATIEPYYEGEAVRIMMIGDTYWQIKLEGDDWLKSIHPDNAGFMPVDDDLLADTLHIKEALKMDMIGNDYIVAKDGSKYLLEVNHIPNITRFEEVRQVYLSTVIEWIN, encoded by the coding sequence ATGAAACAAAAATACAACCGAATTGCCCTTGTGGGAATTGAACAGGAAGAATATGATAGTATAAAAGCCCAATATCATGGACATATTATCTGGCACCAATCTATACCAAAAATTGTGGTAAAAGATGAGGTTTTGTATATGGAAAAATCGAACGGAATTGGAATGTTACCTGTAGATAAAGTTGTCTATTACGGAATTTACGATAATGATTTTGATTTTATTTCAGGTCTTGCGATCTGGAAAGGAGATTGTTATCCAAATCCAGCTGCGATGCTCGAATGCCGATTTAAGATTCCTTGTCTTGTAAAAGCGTTATCTCTTTCGAGATTCAGCTCACCGAGAGGTTTTGTAAGCGCAGGAGCTTCTGTAAATACTACAAATGATACAGTTGCAAAATGGGGTAACTGGCATTGCGGTGAAAATAAACACCGTTTTACCGGAGAATGGGAAAGTGAGTTTGCCGCTACCATTGAACCGTATTATGAAGGTGAGGCCGTTCGTATTATGATGATAGGCGATACCTATTGGCAGATTAAACTGGAAGGTGATGACTGGCTGAAATCGATTCATCCTGACAATGCTGGTTTTATGCCTGTCGATGATGATTTGCTTGCCGACACACTTCATATCAAAGAAGCTTTGAAAATGGATATGATTGGAAATGATTATATCGTGGCAAAAGACGGTTCGAAATATTTACTTGAAGTAAATCATATTCCGAATATTACTCGATTTGAAGAAGTCAGACAAGTCTATTTATCGACTGTAATTGAATGGATTAATTAA
- a CDS encoding slipin family protein: MIKRIKIEMYQVGLVFENRKLIKVIEEGLHWILGNKNVMIYDLNGSFQAPFELDILLQNEVLTSLLEVVEVADNEIVLQFVKGNFKEILTPGKYAFWKGVVKNGFIKADLSKIEITENFPINLLENVKMRYFTRKFIVASNDKALLFVNGTFVKELKSGTHYFWNNAITIEVKTVDTRQQRLEISGQELLTKDKAGLRINFLVRYQVVDIMKALVENKDFEKQLYVTMQLTLRAFVGGLTLDELLSKKDAIAEAILEEAKTKIEDLGLKISDAGIRDVILPGDMKEIMNQVLVAEKKAQANSIMRREETAATRSLLNTAKLMEENEMLWKLKEMEYVEKIADRIGEITISGSGNVISQLKEIFVK, from the coding sequence ATGATAAAAAGAATTAAAATCGAAATGTACCAAGTGGGCTTGGTATTCGAAAATAGAAAATTAATTAAAGTAATTGAAGAAGGATTGCACTGGATTCTTGGAAACAAAAATGTAATGATTTACGATCTAAACGGATCTTTTCAGGCTCCTTTTGAGTTGGATATTTTATTGCAAAATGAAGTATTGACTTCACTTTTAGAAGTGGTTGAGGTTGCCGATAACGAAATCGTATTACAATTTGTGAAAGGTAATTTCAAAGAGATTTTAACACCGGGAAAATATGCTTTTTGGAAAGGAGTTGTAAAAAACGGATTCATTAAAGCAGATTTGTCTAAGATTGAAATCACAGAAAACTTTCCAATAAACTTATTGGAAAATGTTAAAATGAGATATTTTACAAGAAAATTCATTGTAGCAAGCAACGACAAAGCTTTGTTGTTTGTGAATGGAACTTTTGTAAAAGAATTAAAATCAGGAACACATTATTTCTGGAATAATGCCATTACTATCGAAGTGAAAACTGTTGATACAAGACAACAGCGACTGGAAATTTCTGGACAAGAGTTGTTGACAAAAGATAAAGCTGGATTAAGAATCAACTTTCTTGTGAGATACCAAGTTGTGGATATTATGAAAGCTTTGGTCGAAAACAAGGACTTCGAAAAACAATTGTACGTAACTATGCAGTTGACTTTGAGAGCTTTTGTGGGCGGATTGACTTTGGATGAATTATTGTCTAAAAAAGATGCAATCGCAGAAGCTATTTTGGAAGAAGCTAAAACAAAAATCGAAGATTTAGGTTTGAAAATTTCTGATGCCGGAATTAGAGATGTAATTCTTCCAGGAGATATGAAAGAAATCATGAATCAGGTTTTGGTTGCTGAGAAAAAAGCTCAAGCCAATAGCATTATGAGAAGAGAAGAAACTGCAGCAACAAGAAGTTTACTAAACACAGCAAAGCTGATGGAAGAAAACGAAATGTTGTGGAAATTGAAAGAGATGGAATATGTTGAAAAAATCGCCGATAGAATTGGTGAAATTACCATTTCAGGAAGCGGTAACGTCATCAGTCAATTGAAGGAAATCTTCGTTAAGTAA
- a CDS encoding metallophosphoesterase — MNQNIFFTSDHHFGHTNIIRFSERPFASVEEMDAELIKRWNEKVSPRDIVYHLGDISLARPERTKEILDQLNGSIFLIKGNHDKSALSYAKRFEWIKDYYELSVADEDAPNGRQKIILFHYAMKVWRSSFRGTWHLYGHSHGHLFDDETMRSFDVGVDCHNYEPLSYDEVKTRILAKDWKAPFGDREL, encoded by the coding sequence ATGAATCAAAATATATTTTTTACGTCTGATCATCACTTTGGTCACACGAATATAATCAGGTTTAGTGAACGCCCTTTTGCCTCGGTAGAAGAAATGGATGCGGAACTCATTAAACGATGGAATGAAAAGGTAAGTCCGCGGGATATTGTCTATCACTTGGGCGATATTTCTTTGGCAAGACCAGAACGAACAAAAGAAATTTTAGATCAATTAAATGGTTCTATTTTTCTTATAAAGGGCAATCACGATAAATCGGCATTGAGTTATGCAAAACGATTTGAATGGATCAAAGATTACTACGAATTAAGTGTCGCCGACGAAGATGCGCCAAACGGCAGACAAAAGATAATCCTATTTCACTACGCAATGAAAGTATGGAGAAGTTCTTTTAGAGGCACATGGCACTTATACGGTCACTCTCACGGACATTTGTTCGATGATGAAACGATGCGATCTTTTGATGTTGGCGTAGACTGCCATAATTACGAACCGCTTTCTTATGATGAGGTAAAAACCCGCATTTTAGCGAAAGATTGGAAAGCTCCTTTTGGAGACAGAGAATTATAA
- a CDS encoding 3'-5' exonuclease, with protein sequence MKTTDKIIIIDLEATCWQGPVPKGQQNEIIEIGLALLDTETGQISKNKGILVKPQRSSVSSFCTELTTITQDLLDKNGVFFEDAINQLIDDYNPDLYTWASYGQYDLNMLKNQCKSFGVPYPMAEDHINVKEHFAEKFGLNRQTGMNGALQMLNIPLEGTHHRGIDDAKNIAKILNWCLKN encoded by the coding sequence ATGAAAACTACAGATAAAATTATTATTATCGATTTAGAAGCCACATGTTGGCAGGGTCCCGTCCCGAAAGGCCAGCAAAATGAAATTATTGAAATTGGTCTGGCTTTACTAGATACAGAAACAGGCCAGATTTCCAAAAATAAAGGCATATTAGTAAAACCACAACGCTCTAGCGTAAGTTCGTTTTGTACAGAACTAACAACCATTACTCAAGATTTACTGGATAAAAACGGAGTATTTTTTGAAGATGCCATCAATCAGCTTATTGATGATTACAATCCAGATTTGTACACTTGGGCAAGTTACGGTCAGTACGATTTGAATATGCTGAAAAACCAATGTAAATCATTTGGTGTTCCCTATCCAATGGCAGAAGATCATATCAACGTAAAAGAACATTTTGCTGAAAAGTTTGGTCTTAACAGGCAGACGGGTATGAACGGTGCTTTGCAAATGTTGAATATTCCATTAGAAGGAACACACCATAGAGGTATTGACGATGCCAAAAACATCGCTAAAATTTTGAATTGGTGCCTAAAAAATTAG